One Flavobacterium sp. 90 DNA segment encodes these proteins:
- a CDS encoding UDP-glucose 6-dehydrogenase, with amino-acid sequence MKITKICCIGAGYVGGPTMAVIAQKCPNIQVTVVDLNEQRIKDWNDPNTDNIPIYEPGLSEIVSEARGRNLFFSTEVEKAIDEAQVIFISVNTPTKTYGKGKGMAADLKYIELCARQIAKVAKQNKIVVEKSTLPVRTAEAIKSILDNTGNGVQFQILSNPEFLAEGTAVTDLLNPDRILIGGDSTPEGEEAINALVDVYANWVSKDKILTTNVWSSELSKLTANAFLAQRISSINAMSELCEQTGADINEVAKAIGMDSRIGSKFLKASVGFGGSCFQKDILNLVYIAKSYGLAEVADYWEQVIIMNDHQKRRFSNKIVQTLYNTVADKKITFLGWAFKKDTNDTRESAAIYVADDLINEQAKIAVYDPKVSRNKMLNDLDYLETRSAKENNSKIVTFDNAYDACKGAHAVAILTEWDEFATYDWQKIYDSMHKPAFLFDGRNILNSKEMESIGFIYKGIGS; translated from the coding sequence ATGAAAATTACAAAAATTTGTTGCATTGGAGCAGGTTATGTTGGAGGCCCAACAATGGCAGTGATTGCTCAAAAATGTCCAAATATTCAAGTGACAGTCGTAGACTTGAATGAACAAAGAATTAAAGACTGGAATGATCCGAATACAGATAATATTCCAATTTATGAACCAGGACTTTCAGAAATAGTATCTGAAGCAAGAGGGAGAAATCTTTTCTTTTCGACAGAAGTTGAAAAAGCAATTGATGAAGCTCAGGTAATTTTTATTTCAGTTAATACGCCAACCAAAACTTATGGTAAAGGAAAAGGAATGGCTGCAGATTTGAAATATATAGAGCTTTGTGCCAGACAAATTGCAAAAGTGGCTAAGCAGAATAAAATTGTTGTTGAGAAATCAACCCTTCCAGTGAGAACAGCTGAAGCAATAAAAAGTATTTTAGATAACACAGGAAATGGAGTTCAGTTCCAGATTTTGTCAAATCCTGAATTTTTGGCTGAAGGAACTGCGGTTACAGATTTATTAAATCCAGATAGAATTTTAATAGGTGGAGATTCAACACCAGAAGGAGAAGAGGCAATTAATGCACTGGTTGACGTATATGCTAATTGGGTTAGTAAAGACAAAATTCTTACAACCAATGTTTGGTCTTCAGAATTGTCTAAACTTACCGCAAATGCATTTTTGGCGCAACGTATATCGTCTATAAATGCAATGTCTGAACTGTGTGAACAAACTGGAGCAGATATTAATGAAGTAGCAAAGGCAATAGGAATGGATAGCCGTATTGGCTCAAAGTTTTTAAAAGCTTCGGTTGGTTTTGGAGGATCTTGTTTTCAGAAAGATATTTTGAACTTGGTTTATATTGCAAAATCTTACGGATTAGCAGAAGTTGCTGATTATTGGGAACAAGTTATTATAATGAATGATCATCAAAAAAGAAGATTTTCAAATAAGATCGTTCAAACCTTATATAATACGGTTGCAGATAAAAAGATTACATTTTTAGGTTGGGCTTTTAAAAAGGATACGAATGATACACGAGAATCTGCAGCAATTTATGTGGCCGATGATCTAATTAATGAGCAGGCAAAAATTGCTGTTTATGATCCGAAAGTTTCGAGAAATAAAATGTTAAATGATCTGGATTATTTAGAAACAAGATCTGCTAAGGAAAATAATTCAAAAATTGTAACGTTTGATAATGCATATGATGCCTGTAAAGGTGCGCATGCAGTTGCAATTCTAACAGAATGGGACGAGTTTGCAACTTATGATTGGCAAAAAATTTATGATTCAATGCATAAGCCGGCGTTTCTTTTTGATGGTAGAAATATATTGAATTCAAAAGAAATGGAATCAATAGGATTTATCTACAAAGGAATAGGTTCTTAG
- a CDS encoding SDR family oxidoreductase, translating into MKTSNQNTILITGGAGFIGSNLCEYFLELDYKVICLDNFSTGHHYNLKDFINNPHFKLIEGDIRNIEDCNLAVQNVDYVLHQAALGSVPRSINDPITTNDVNVSGFLNMLVASRDAKVKRFVYAASSSTYGDSVGLPKVEDVIGKPLSPYAITKYVNELYAEIFSKTYGLETIGLRYFNVFGRKQDPNGAYAAVIPKFVAQLMKYESPVINGDGNYSRDFTYIDNVIQMNRLAITTQNPNAINTVYNTAFGDRNTLNDLVGYLKEYLAAFDSKIADVEIVYGSSRAGDIPHSLASIDKAKTMLGYNPEYSLQNGLKEAVIWYWNNLK; encoded by the coding sequence ATGAAAACGTCAAACCAGAATACTATTCTAATTACCGGAGGAGCGGGTTTTATTGGTTCAAACTTGTGTGAGTATTTTTTAGAACTCGACTATAAAGTAATTTGTTTAGATAACTTTTCGACAGGACATCATTATAATTTGAAGGATTTTATAAATAATCCACATTTTAAATTAATTGAGGGAGATATTAGGAATATTGAAGATTGTAATTTAGCGGTTCAAAATGTAGATTACGTTTTACATCAGGCCGCTTTAGGTTCTGTTCCAAGATCTATAAACGACCCAATAACTACAAATGATGTAAATGTTTCAGGTTTTTTGAATATGCTAGTCGCTTCAAGAGATGCAAAAGTAAAACGTTTTGTGTATGCAGCTAGTTCATCTACTTATGGAGATTCTGTAGGATTGCCAAAAGTTGAAGATGTAATTGGAAAGCCTTTGTCTCCATATGCAATTACGAAATATGTAAACGAATTGTACGCTGAGATTTTTAGTAAAACTTATGGATTAGAAACTATTGGTTTAAGATATTTCAATGTGTTTGGAAGAAAACAAGATCCTAATGGAGCTTATGCTGCCGTGATTCCTAAGTTTGTTGCACAATTGATGAAATATGAAAGTCCTGTAATTAATGGTGATGGAAATTATTCTCGTGATTTTACATATATAGATAATGTAATTCAGATGAATAGGTTGGCTATAACAACTCAAAATCCTAATGCAATTAATACAGTTTATAATACTGCTTTTGGAGATCGAAATACATTAAATGATTTAGTTGGATATTTAAAAGAGTATTTAGCCGCGTTTGATTCTAAAATTGCTGATGTGGAAATTGTTTATGGATCAAGTAGAGCGGGAGATATTCCACATTCATTAGCAAGTATTGATAAAGCAAAAACAATGTTGGGATATAATCCTGAATATTCTCTACAAAATGGCTTGAAAGAAGCAGTGATTTGGTATTGGAATAATTTGAAATAA
- the recR gene encoding recombination mediator RecR, producing the protein MEFSSKLIEKAVNEMSQLPGIGKRTALRLVLHLLKQPKEQTNFLSQALLNMRADIKFCESCHNISDTKVCEICANNSRNHQTICVVEDIRDVMAIENTGQYKGIYHVLGGKISPIEGVGPSQLNISSLVEKVKSGKVVEIIFALSSTMEGDTTNFYIYKQIVESEIIISTIARGISVGDELEYADEITLGRSILHRVPFEKTFKNN; encoded by the coding sequence ATGGAATTTTCATCAAAATTAATAGAAAAAGCAGTCAACGAAATGTCGCAATTACCTGGTATTGGTAAGAGAACGGCATTGCGATTGGTTCTTCATTTATTAAAACAACCAAAAGAACAAACAAACTTTTTGTCACAAGCACTATTAAACATGCGTGCAGATATTAAGTTTTGCGAAAGTTGTCACAATATTTCAGACACAAAAGTTTGTGAAATTTGTGCAAACAATTCAAGAAATCACCAAACGATTTGCGTAGTCGAAGATATCCGTGATGTTATGGCTATTGAAAATACCGGGCAATATAAAGGAATTTATCATGTTCTTGGTGGTAAAATTTCTCCAATTGAAGGAGTCGGCCCAAGTCAATTGAATATTTCGAGTTTAGTCGAAAAAGTAAAATCAGGAAAAGTAGTTGAGATTATTTTTGCATTAAGTTCAACTATGGAAGGAGATACGACTAATTTTTACATTTATAAGCAAATCGTCGAATCAGAAATTATAATTTCTACAATTGCAAGAGGTATTTCTGTAGGTGATGAATTAGAATACGCAGACGAAATTACACTCGGGCGAAGCATCTTGCATAGAGTTCCGTTTGAAAAAACTTTCAAAAACAACTAA
- a CDS encoding CoA-binding protein, translating into MKNKKTLVLGATTKPDRYAFRAVNMLVEKGHTVLAIGQNTGEVAGVKIHTKAIPVKNIDTVTLYLNPARQRDYYNYIIEAQPKRVVFNPGTENPEFYQLLELNNIKAEVACTLVLLATNQY; encoded by the coding sequence ATGAAAAATAAAAAAACTTTAGTTCTGGGAGCTACCACAAAACCAGATCGTTATGCTTTTAGAGCTGTAAATATGTTGGTTGAAAAAGGACACACTGTTTTGGCAATTGGTCAAAACACAGGTGAAGTTGCCGGTGTTAAAATTCATACTAAAGCAATTCCTGTAAAAAATATAGACACTGTTACCTTATATTTAAATCCTGCACGCCAACGTGATTATTATAATTACATTATCGAAGCTCAGCCAAAAAGAGTTGTCTTTAATCCTGGAACAGAAAATCCGGAATTTTATCAATTATTAGAACTTAATAATATTAAAGCCGAAGTTGCATGTACGTTGGTTTTATTGGCAACAAATCAATATTAA
- a CDS encoding polysaccharide biosynthesis tyrosine autokinase — protein MLDIKDFSIFENHSSFDFKGFLLKIASYWKWFLVSLIIAFTIAYQVNIRKEKIYSMQTMISIKEESNPFFTSNTSLVFNWGGISDQVNGISTILQSRSHNEIVVDKLQYYIDYLEQGKYNLVDSYGAVPFYVSIDKTKPQLANALISIKFLSENEYQIKIPFEVNSVPLITYSTNVYSNTSVQPGIFVKKYKVGEQVVLPFLNLKLQINDNPGFYKGKEYFVRFNNFDGTVSRYRGISVDSDKGGGSLLTLSMSGTNKARMVEYLNATVKMLIKIQLDGKNQFATNTIRFIDSTLVAMESQLKQTGNELKTFRKDKNIYEIEGGGAKVSDKITDFDVERDRVSRKISYYNSLKTYLNNSVDYSRLPAPSVAGIEDPNVVTNVSKLIALSTQRSEMSYAVKSDKIFKDFDNQMRAVKDVLLENIASAKTSLLYDLSLVNAKIGEAESTVKRLPEEQQELLKIQRKYDLNDNIYTEFLKKRNEAEIVKASNLSDIHFIDSAKDIGGGLIGPKTSANYVLALFLGILVPLSFVFLLFFINDSIQNTDDISKLTSIPLIGVVGMNKDFINLAVFDKPKSALSEAFRGIRSSLQFLYKKQQVSGAKTLMITSTISGEGKTFCSINIATVFALSEKKTVVVGLDLRKPRLAAEFSLTNPLGVVNYLIKQNSLEEIVNKTQIPNLDVILSGPIPPNPSELILSEAMKEMIDELKQKYDYVILDTPPVGLVSDALELVQYADVSLYIVRQNYTKKDMITLLNTRVKRGELNNASIVLNGYENKAKYGSTYGYGYGYGAYSNGYHDDEVKSGFWKSILQKIKK, from the coding sequence ATGTTAGATATAAAAGATTTTTCCATTTTTGAGAATCATTCAAGTTTTGATTTTAAAGGATTTTTGCTGAAGATTGCCAGTTACTGGAAATGGTTTTTGGTCAGTTTGATAATTGCATTTACTATTGCATACCAAGTAAATATTCGAAAAGAGAAAATTTACTCGATGCAGACCATGATTTCAATCAAGGAAGAAAGTAATCCATTTTTTACCTCTAATACCAGTTTGGTTTTTAATTGGGGCGGTATTTCAGATCAGGTAAATGGAATTTCTACGATACTACAATCACGTTCACACAATGAAATCGTTGTTGATAAATTACAATATTATATAGATTATTTGGAACAAGGAAAATATAATTTAGTAGATTCTTATGGTGCAGTTCCTTTTTATGTAAGTATTGATAAAACAAAACCACAGCTCGCTAATGCTTTAATCAGTATTAAATTCCTAAGCGAAAATGAATACCAAATTAAGATTCCTTTTGAGGTTAATTCAGTTCCTTTAATTACTTATTCTACCAATGTATATAGTAATACTTCCGTTCAGCCTGGAATATTTGTAAAAAAATATAAAGTTGGGGAACAAGTTGTATTGCCTTTTTTAAATTTGAAATTGCAAATAAATGATAATCCTGGTTTTTATAAAGGGAAAGAATACTTTGTAAGATTCAATAATTTTGATGGAACCGTATCTCGATACAGAGGAATTAGTGTTGATAGTGATAAAGGCGGAGGTTCATTATTGACACTTAGCATGTCAGGTACAAATAAAGCCAGAATGGTTGAATATTTGAATGCAACTGTAAAGATGTTGATTAAAATTCAACTAGATGGAAAAAATCAGTTTGCTACTAATACAATTAGATTTATCGATAGTACTTTGGTTGCAATGGAGTCTCAGTTGAAACAAACTGGTAATGAATTAAAAACGTTTAGGAAAGATAAAAATATTTATGAAATTGAAGGCGGAGGAGCAAAGGTTTCAGATAAAATCACGGATTTTGATGTTGAACGAGATCGGGTTTCGAGAAAAATTAGTTATTATAATTCTTTAAAAACATATTTAAATAATAGTGTTGATTATTCAAGATTACCAGCACCATCTGTGGCGGGAATTGAAGATCCAAATGTTGTTACTAATGTTTCAAAACTTATCGCGCTCTCTACACAAAGATCAGAAATGTCTTATGCTGTAAAGAGTGATAAAATTTTTAAGGATTTTGACAATCAGATGCGAGCAGTTAAGGATGTTTTGTTAGAAAATATAGCATCGGCAAAAACATCATTATTATACGACCTGTCTCTTGTTAATGCAAAAATCGGAGAGGCAGAAAGTACAGTAAAACGACTTCCTGAAGAACAACAGGAATTATTGAAAATACAAAGGAAGTATGATTTAAATGACAATATCTATACTGAATTTCTTAAGAAACGAAATGAAGCAGAAATTGTAAAGGCATCTAATTTATCAGATATTCATTTTATTGATTCGGCAAAAGATATTGGAGGAGGACTGATTGGTCCAAAAACTTCAGCAAATTATGTATTGGCACTGTTTTTAGGAATATTAGTGCCCTTGTCATTTGTTTTCTTGTTATTTTTTATCAATGACTCGATTCAAAATACAGATGATATTAGTAAATTGACCAGTATACCGCTAATTGGAGTTGTTGGAATGAATAAAGATTTTATAAATCTAGCAGTATTTGACAAACCAAAATCGGCCCTTTCAGAAGCTTTTAGAGGAATTCGTTCTTCACTTCAGTTCTTGTATAAAAAGCAACAAGTAAGTGGCGCAAAAACATTAATGATTACCTCTACTATTAGTGGAGAAGGAAAAACATTTTGTTCAATAAATATAGCTACTGTTTTTGCCTTAAGTGAGAAAAAAACGGTTGTTGTTGGGTTAGATTTAAGAAAACCAAGATTAGCTGCTGAGTTTAGTTTAACAAATCCATTAGGAGTAGTAAACTATCTGATTAAACAAAATAGTCTGGAAGAAATTGTCAATAAAACACAAATTCCAAATCTTGATGTTATACTTTCCGGTCCGATTCCTCCAAATCCTTCTGAATTGATTTTGAGTGAAGCCATGAAGGAAATGATAGATGAACTAAAGCAAAAATATGATTATGTTATTTTAGACACGCCTCCAGTTGGTCTTGTGTCAGATGCATTAGAATTAGTTCAGTATGCAGATGTTTCACTCTATATCGTTAGACAAAATTATACTAAAAAAGATATGATAACGTTGTTGAATACAAGAGTTAAACGAGGGGAATTAAATAATGCAAGTATAGTTTTGAATGGTTATGAGAATAAAGCAAAGTATGGCTCAACATATGGTTACGGGTACGGTTATGGAGCTTATTCAAACGGATATCATGATGATGAAGTTAAATCAGGGTTCTGGAAATCTATTTTGCAAAAAATAAAAAAATAA
- a CDS encoding polysaccharide biosynthesis/export family protein, translating to MSKNTIFILLLISTLFTSCIPIKDLVYLQDKNNSGEQNKISAVETKPYRLQTNDVLSVSIKAIDPKLVSIFSTTENASTGGKSESALYFDGFKVDDHGNIRMPILGEINVIGYTLEEVRIKIEKKLLEEYFKSEANIFVTVKLAGFRYTINGEVGSTGTKTLFQEHVNIMEAIANAGDINTVGDRKTVTVIRQTPTGVLMNSLDLTDVNVMKSPYYYLQPNDYIYVKPLKQKTWGTGQTGIQSIGTIITLLSLATTVYLIIKK from the coding sequence ATGAGTAAAAATACCATTTTTATATTACTACTAATCAGTACGCTATTTACATCTTGTATTCCGATAAAAGATTTGGTTTATCTGCAAGATAAAAACAATTCTGGAGAACAAAATAAAATCTCCGCAGTAGAAACCAAACCTTACAGATTGCAAACAAATGATGTTTTAAGTGTTAGCATAAAAGCAATAGATCCTAAGTTAGTGTCAATTTTTAGTACTACGGAGAATGCTTCAACAGGTGGTAAGTCAGAATCAGCTTTATATTTTGACGGATTTAAAGTAGATGATCATGGTAATATTAGAATGCCAATTTTAGGAGAAATTAATGTAATTGGATATACTCTTGAAGAAGTCAGAATCAAAATTGAAAAAAAACTACTGGAAGAATATTTCAAAAGTGAAGCAAATATTTTTGTTACAGTAAAGTTAGCTGGTTTTAGATACACGATAAACGGAGAAGTTGGAAGTACCGGAACAAAGACATTGTTTCAGGAACATGTAAATATTATGGAGGCAATTGCAAATGCAGGCGATATTAATACTGTTGGAGATCGAAAAACTGTAACTGTAATTCGTCAAACGCCAACTGGAGTGCTAATGAATAGTTTAGATCTTACAGATGTAAATGTCATGAAATCGCCTTATTATTACCTGCAGCCAAATGATTATATTTATGTAAAACCATTGAAACAGAAAACTTGGGGAACTGGACAAACAGGTATACAATCTATAGGTACAATTATTACTCTGTTATCATTGGCGACAACAGTTTATTTGATCATCAAAAAGTAA
- a CDS encoding MarC family NAAT transporter, producing MDLFIYLFAALFSVLNPIGTVPIFVGLTQHDSQAERSRISLWTAINVFIILIVSFFIGQYVLTFFGISIDALRIAGGIVIVNSGFSLLSGKINKKRGINKKVETDAQQRNDIALTPLAIPMLAGPGSISLLIAFYQEHHGMEEVIISCLAILAIALAIFAILKSAHYLARILGASGIVAISRIVGFIVISIGIQYIVSSIINIVKGNLM from the coding sequence ATGGATTTATTCATTTATTTATTTGCCGCTCTTTTTTCAGTATTAAACCCAATCGGAACGGTTCCTATTTTCGTTGGACTAACCCAACACGATTCTCAAGCAGAACGCTCTCGCATTTCGCTTTGGACTGCTATAAATGTTTTTATAATCTTGATAGTTTCCTTTTTTATTGGTCAATATGTTTTAACATTTTTTGGAATAAGCATTGACGCACTTCGTATTGCGGGTGGAATTGTGATTGTAAATTCAGGGTTCTCACTTCTTTCCGGAAAAATTAATAAAAAACGAGGAATCAACAAAAAAGTTGAAACTGACGCACAACAAAGAAATGACATCGCATTAACTCCGCTAGCAATACCAATGTTAGCCGGACCTGGATCAATTTCTTTACTGATTGCTTTTTATCAGGAGCATCACGGAATGGAAGAAGTCATTATTTCGTGCTTAGCAATTCTGGCAATTGCCCTTGCTATTTTTGCAATATTAAAAAGCGCTCATTATTTAGCAAGAATACTTGGTGCTTCCGGAATTGTAGCGATATCAAGAATTGTTGGTTTTATTGTAATCTCTATCGGAATTCAATATATCGTAAGTTCAATCATTAATATCGTTAAAGGTAACTTGATGTAA
- a CDS encoding arginine deiminase family protein: protein MLQLNIKNETSRLRAVVLGSAVHNGPTPSVDEAYDPKSLEHIKAGTYPIEEDMVVEMEAFNTVFKKYDVTVYRPEMIENYNQIFARDIGFVIDDTFVKSNILPDRERELDAIQYVIDQMDPLKVVRPPEEVHIEGGDVMLWNDHIFIGTYKGSDYKDYITARTNMHGVNYIKELFPNKIVKEFDLVKSKLEARDNALHLDCCFQPVGKDKGIIYKRGFREEADYLYLVNLFGMENLFHIERNEMYNMFSNVFSIDENVVVSEKNFTRLNNWLRANGFTVEEIPYAEIAKQEGLLRCSTLPLIRD, encoded by the coding sequence ATGTTGCAATTAAATATAAAGAACGAAACGTCAAGATTACGGGCTGTAGTTTTGGGTTCAGCTGTTCATAATGGGCCAACTCCATCTGTAGATGAGGCTTATGATCCTAAATCATTGGAACATATTAAAGCAGGAACCTATCCAATTGAAGAAGATATGGTTGTTGAAATGGAAGCTTTTAATACTGTTTTTAAAAAATATGATGTAACTGTTTATCGTCCGGAAATGATTGAAAATTACAATCAGATTTTTGCGAGAGATATTGGTTTTGTGATTGATGATACTTTTGTGAAATCTAATATTTTGCCAGACAGAGAGCGAGAGTTAGATGCAATTCAATATGTAATTGATCAAATGGATCCTCTAAAAGTTGTTCGTCCGCCGGAAGAAGTTCATATTGAAGGCGGAGATGTTATGCTTTGGAATGATCATATCTTTATTGGAACTTACAAAGGGAGTGATTATAAAGATTACATTACAGCGCGAACAAATATGCATGGTGTAAATTATATTAAAGAATTGTTTCCTAATAAAATTGTCAAAGAATTCGATTTAGTAAAATCTAAATTAGAAGCTCGTGACAATGCTTTACACTTAGATTGTTGTTTTCAGCCTGTTGGAAAAGATAAAGGAATTATTTATAAAAGAGGTTTCCGTGAAGAGGCTGATTATTTGTATTTAGTTAATCTTTTTGGAATGGAAAATTTATTCCATATCGAAAGAAATGAAATGTACAATATGTTTTCAAATGTATTTTCGATTGATGAAAATGTAGTAGTTTCAGAAAAAAACTTTACTCGACTAAACAATTGGCTTCGTGCAAACGGATTTACAGTTGAAGAAATTCCTTATGCAGAGATTGCAAAACAAGAAGGATTGTTGAGATGTTCAACTTTGCCATTAATTAGAGATTAA
- a CDS encoding UpxY family transcription antiterminator, with amino-acid sequence MNWYVVYTKPKWEKKVADKLNQIGIECYCPLIIQMKQWSDRKKKVEVPLFNSYVFVQLADIDRNSVFQVSGVVRYLFWLGKPAIVRDEEINSIKTSLKAPNISDISVTSIQVGDRIKIEAGAFSNQDAIVQEVSNTYYTLVLESLGCVLKIKYK; translated from the coding sequence ATGAATTGGTATGTAGTATATACAAAGCCTAAATGGGAGAAAAAAGTTGCCGACAAGTTGAATCAAATAGGTATTGAGTGTTATTGTCCATTAATTATCCAGATGAAACAATGGTCAGATCGTAAGAAAAAGGTTGAAGTGCCTCTTTTTAATTCCTATGTATTCGTTCAACTGGCAGATATTGACCGTAATTCTGTTTTTCAAGTATCCGGAGTAGTACGGTATTTATTTTGGCTCGGTAAACCTGCGATCGTTCGTGATGAAGAAATTAATAGTATAAAAACAAGTCTTAAAGCTCCAAATATAAGTGATATATCAGTGACTTCAATTCAGGTTGGAGATCGTATAAAAATAGAAGCCGGTGCTTTCAGTAATCAGGATGCTATTGTTCAGGAAGTATCAAACACATATTATACATTAGTTTTAGAATCTTTAGGCTGTGTCCTTAAAATAAAATATAAATAA
- a CDS encoding arginine deiminase-related protein produces the protein MKQTTNAIVMIRPVAFRMNEQTAVNNYYQKVLDGLLPSIVNAKAQQEFDTFVEKLRAVGVDVTVIDDNLETDTPDSIFPNNWVSFHENGDVALYPMFAENRRQERREDILDTLEDKGFVINNIMDYTSAEEDGFFLEGTGSLLLDRANAKAYCALSPRADEELFIEFCEDFDYAPVIFEAFQTVDGERKLIYHTNVMMCLGETFAVICADCIDDKKERKMVLENLKADKKEVILITEAQVNNFAGNMLEVRGTNDKKYIVMSASAHQSLTPKQISQLENHAEILSSSLDTIEACGGGSARCMMAEVFLPKN, from the coding sequence ATGAAACAAACAACCAATGCAATCGTAATGATTCGGCCAGTTGCTTTCAGAATGAATGAACAAACTGCTGTAAATAATTATTACCAAAAAGTATTAGATGGACTTTTGCCAAGTATAGTAAATGCGAAAGCACAGCAAGAGTTCGATACTTTTGTTGAAAAACTTAGAGCTGTAGGAGTTGATGTTACTGTAATCGATGATAATTTGGAGACAGATACTCCTGATAGTATTTTTCCAAATAACTGGGTTTCTTTCCATGAAAATGGAGATGTAGCATTGTATCCAATGTTTGCTGAGAATCGTCGTCAGGAACGTCGTGAAGATATTTTAGACACTCTTGAAGATAAAGGTTTTGTGATTAATAATATAATGGACTATACATCTGCTGAAGAAGACGGTTTTTTTCTTGAAGGAACAGGAAGTTTACTTTTAGATCGTGCCAATGCAAAAGCTTACTGTGCTTTGTCGCCTCGTGCCGATGAGGAATTGTTTATTGAATTCTGCGAAGATTTTGATTATGCTCCAGTAATTTTTGAAGCTTTTCAAACAGTTGATGGTGAACGTAAACTAATCTATCATACAAATGTTATGATGTGTTTAGGTGAAACTTTTGCTGTTATCTGTGCTGATTGTATTGATGACAAAAAAGAACGTAAAATGGTTCTTGAAAATCTAAAAGCTGATAAAAAAGAAGTTATTTTAATTACAGAAGCTCAGGTGAATAATTTTGCCGGTAATATGTTAGAAGTTAGAGGAACTAATGATAAGAAATATATTGTGATGAGCGCATCAGCACATCAAAGTTTAACTCCAAAACAAATTTCGCAATTAGAAAATCACGCTGAAATTTTAAGTTCAAGTTTAGATACTATAGAAGCTTGCGGTGGTGGAAGTGCAAGATGTATGATGGCTGAAGTGTTTTTGCCAAAGAACTAG